In one Lolium rigidum isolate FL_2022 chromosome 3, APGP_CSIRO_Lrig_0.1, whole genome shotgun sequence genomic region, the following are encoded:
- the LOC124704526 gene encoding indole-3-acetaldehyde oxidase-like produces the protein MTLLEFLRTKTPVRGPKLGCGEGGCGACVVLISKYDAATDDVTEFSASSCLTLVGSLNHCSVTTSEGIGNTRDGYHPVQQRLAGFHASQCGFCTPGMCMSIFSALVKADRPGATGDAAPAPTGFSKLTCSEAEHAVSGNLCRCTGYRPIVDTCKSFAADVDLEDLGLNSFWKKGADRADVDKLPAYSAGAVCTFPDFLKAEIKSSLEHQTNDVQAVIASDDGWYHPKSIQELHSLFDANWFDETSVKIVASNTGAGVYKEQDLYEKYIDIKGIPELSVIDRSGKGVEIGAAVSIAKAIDVFSDGTPVFRKIAGHLGKVASPFVRNTATIGGNLIMAQRLRFPSDIATVLLAAGSTVTIHTASKMLCLTLEEFLEQPPCDAKTILLSIFVPDWGSDSVIFETSRAAPRPFGNAVSYVNSAFLARTSGDLLIEEICLAFGAFGVDHAIRARKVEDFLKGKSVSAPVILEAVQLLKDVITPSGDTTHPEYRVSLAVSFLFTFLSSLSKDLVEPTKDIIPNGSDVNGIMNGSTEYLPEKNAEVASDDLPIRSRQELVFTDEYKPVGKPITKAGAELQASGEAVYVDDIPAPKDCLYGAFIYSTHPHAHIKGVNFKSSLAAQKVITVISAKDIPAGGKNVGSVFPKLGEEVLFGDPVSEFAGQNIGVVIAETQKYAYMAAKQAVIEYSTENLEPPILTIEDAIQHNSYFHPPPFLVPRPVGDFDKGVSEADHKILSGEVKLESQYYFYMETQTALAIPDEDNCITIYSSTQIPEVTQNIVADLLGLPYHNVRIITRRVGGGFGGKAMKGCHVACACALAAYKLRRPVRMYLDRKTDMIMAGGRHPMKVKYSVGFKSDGTLTALHMDLGINAGISPDMSPLMPSAIIGSLKKYNWGALAFDVKVCKTNVSSKSAVRAPGDVQGSFIAEAIIEHVASTLGTDTNAVRRKNLHGIESLTAFYGDAVGDAATYSLVDMFDRLAASPEYRSRAAAVERFNGTSKWKKRGISCVPITYEVRLRPSPGKVSIMNDGSIAVEVGGVEIGQGLYTKVKQMTAFGLAELVPDADGLLDKVRVIQADSLSMVQGGFTGGSTTSEVSCEAVRLSCATLVERLKPIKESMEAKSGAAAPWSALIAQASMASVNLSAHAYWTPDPAFVKYINYGAGVSEVEIDVLTGATTILRSDLLYDCGQSLNPAVDLGQVEGSFVQGVGFFTSEEYATNADGMVINDGTWTYKIPTVDTIPKQLNVELINSARDHKRVLSSKASGEPPLLLAASVHCAMREAIRAARTQFSADSPLTFQMDVPATMAHVKELCGLDVVERHLQSLSAAAIAPAKA, from the exons GTGGATGCGGCGCATGCGTGGTCCTGATCTCGAAGTACGACGCGGCCACCGACGACGTGACCGAGTTCTCGGCGAGCTCCTGCCTGACGCTCGTCGGCAGCCTGAACCACTGCTCGGTGACCACCAGCGAGGGCATCGGCAACACCCGCGATGGCTACCACCCGGTGCAGCAGCGCCTCGCCGGCTTCCACGCCTCCCAGTGCGGCTTCTGCACCCCCGGCATGTGCATGTCCATCTTCTCCGCGCTCGTCAAGGCCGACAGGCCTGGCGCCACCGGCGATGCAgccccggcgccgaccgggttCTCCAAGCTCACCTGCTCCGAGGCCGAGCACGCCGTCTCCGGCAACCTCTGCCGCTGCACCGGCTACCGGCCCATCGTTGACACCTGCAAGAGCTTCGCCGCCGACGTCGACCTCGAGGACCTCGGCCTCAACTCCTTCTGGAAGAAAGGCGCCGACCGCGCCGACGTCGACAAGCTGCCGGCATACTCTGCTGGTGCCGTGTGCACATTCCCCGACTTCCTCAAGGCCGAGATCAAGTCCTCCCTGGAACATCAAACGAACGATGTCCAGGCGGTGATCGCCAGCGACGATGGCTGGTACCATCCCAAGAGTATCCAGGAGCTCCACAGCCTCTTCGACGCCAACTGGTTCGATGAAACTTCAGTCAAGATCGTGGCGTCCAACACCGGCGCCGGGGTGTACAAGGAGCAAGACCTCTACGAGAAGTACATCGACATCAAAGGGATCCCGGAGCTGTCGGTCATCGACAGGAGCGGCAAGGGGGTGGAGATCGGGGCGGCCGTGTCCATCGCCAAAGCCATCGATGTCTTCTCCGATGGCACTCCGGTGTTCAGAAAGATCGCCGGTCACCTCGGCAAGGTGGCCTCCCCGTTCGTCCGGAACACAGCGACCATCGGCGGCAACCTGATCATGGCGCAGCGACTACGGTTCCCGTCGGACATCGCCACCGTCCTCCTCGCCGCTGGCTCAACGGTGACCATCCACACGGCTTCCAAGATGCTCTGCCTCACGCTGGAGGAGTTCCTGGAGCAGCCTCCCTGCGATGCCAAGACTATTCTGCTCAGCATATTTGTCCCTGATTGGGGGTCAGACAGTGTCATCTTTGAGACCTCTCGAGCAGCTCCGAGACCGTTCGGCAATGCTGTCTCCTATGTCAATTCTGCATTCCTGGCAAGGACTTCAGGGGACCTCCTCATCGAGGAAATCTGCCTCGCGTTCGGCGCTTTCGGTGTCGATCACGCGATCCGGGCTCGGAAGGTTGAGGACTTCTTGAAGGGGAAATCAGTGAGTGcgcctgtgatacttgaagcagttcaGTTGCTCAAAGATGTTATCACGCCGTCAGGAGACACCACACACCCGGAGTACAGAGTCAGCTTGGCTGTCAGTTTCTTGTTCACTTTCCTGTCTTCACTAAGCAAGGACCTGGTTGAACCGACAAAGGATATTATCCCCAACGGTTCTGATGTTAATGGGATCATGAATGGTAGCACTGAGTACTTGCCTGAGAAGAATGCTGAGGTCGCTAGCGATGACTTGCCGATTCGCTCTAGGCAAGAACTTGTTTTCACCGACGAATACAAACCTGTCGGCAAACCAATCACAAAAGCCGGGGCAGAGCTACAGGCTTCAG GTGAGGCTGTGTATGTTGATGACATCCCTGCTCCCAAGGATTGCCTCTATGGAGCATTTATCTACAGCACACACCCTCATGCTCATATAAAGGGTGTCAACTTCAAATCATCTTTGGCTGCACAAAAGGTCATCACGGTTATCTCTGCAAAGGACATTCCTGCCGGTGGAAAGAACGTTGGATCAGTCTTCCCGAAACTCGGAGAAGAGGTGCTCTTCGGTGATCCGGTTTCGGAATTTGCTGGTCAAAATATTGGCGTTGTG ATCGCTGAAACACAGAAGTACGCCTATATGGCAGCAAAGCAAGCTGTCATCGAGTACAGTACCGAGAATCTTGAGCCGCCAATTCTGACAATAGAGGATGCTATCCAACATAACAGCTACTTCCATCCTCCCCCATTTTTGGTTCCTCGGCCAGTTGGGGACTTCGACAAGGGGGTGTCTGAAGCTGATCACAAGATATTGTCAGGAGAG GTGAAACTTGAGTCCCAGTACTACTTCTACATGGAGACGCAGACCGCTTTGGCCATCCCGGACGAAGATAACTGTATCACCATCTACTCCTCGACGCAGATACCCGAAGTCACTCAGAATATCGTCGCAGACCTCCTCGGCCTACCGTACCACAATGTTCGTATCATCACGAGAAGAGTTGGCGGTGGCTTTGGTGGGAAGGCAATGAAAGGATGCCAT GTGGCATGTGCGTGTGCACTTGCAGCCTACAAGCTGCGGCGCCCTGTCCGGATGTACCTTGACCGCAAGACGGACATGATCATGGCCGGAGGgcggcaccccatgaaggtgaagTACTCCGTCGGGTTCAAGTCGGACGGCACTCTGACAGCTCTACACATGGACCTCGGGATCAACGCCGGTATATCGCCCGACATGAGCCCGTTGATGCCGTCGGCCATCATCGGCTCCCTGAAGAAGTACAACTGGGGCGCCCTGGCCTTCGACGTCAAGGTGTGCAAGACCAACGTGTCGTCCAAGTCGGCGGTGCGGGCACCCGGCGACGTGCAGGGCTCCTTCATTGCGGAGGCCATCATCGAGCACGTTGCGTCGACGCTCGGCACCGACACCAATGCCGTCCGGAGGAAGAACCTCCACGGCATCGAGAGCCTCACGGCGTTCTACGGGGACGCCGTGGGGGATGCCGCCACGTACAGCCTCGTCGACATGTTCGACAGGCTCGCCGCGTCGCCGGAGtaccggagcagggcggcggccgtGGAGCGGTTCAACGGCACCAGCAAGTGGAAGAAGCGCGGCATCTCGTGCGTGCCGATCACTTACGAGGTGAGGCTTCGGCCATCGCCCGGGAAGGTATCGATCATGAACGACGGGTCCATCGCCGTCGAGGTCGGCGGCGTGGAGATCGGGCAGGGACTGTACACCAAGGTGAAGCAGATGACAGCGTTCGGGCTGGCGGAGCTCGTCCCCGACGCCGACGGGCTCCTGGACAAGGTGCGCGTGATCCAGGCCGACTCGCTGAGCATGGTCCAGGGCGGCTTCACCGGCGGCAGCACCACCTCCGAGGTCAGCTGCGAGGCTGTCCGGCTGTCGTGCGCCACGCTCGTCGAGCGCCTCAAGCCCATCAAGGAGAGCATGGAGGCCAAatccggcgcggcggcgccgtggAGCGCCTTGATCGCCCAGGCGTCGATGGCGAGCGTGAACCTGTCGGCGCACGCCTACTGGACGCCCGACCCGGCTTTCGTAAAATACATCAACTACGGCGCCGGCGTCAGCGAGGTGGAGATCGACGTGCTGACCGGCGCGACGACGATCCTGAGGAGCGACCTCCTGTACGACTGCGGGCAGAGCCTGAACCCGGCGGTGGACCTCGGCCAG GTGGAGGGCTCGTTCGTGCAAGGTGTGGGCTTCTTCACGAGCGAGGAGTACGCGACGAACGCGGACGGGATGGTGATCAACGACGGCACGTGGAcgtacaagatccccacggtggacACCATCCCCAAGCAGCTCAACGTGGAGCTCATCAACAGCGCGCGCGACCACAAGCGGGTGCTCTCCTCCAAGGCCTCCGgcgagccgccgctgctgctggccGCGTCCGTGCACTGCGCCATGCGGGAGGCCATCCGGGCCGCCAGGACCCAGTTCTCCGCCGACTCGCCGCTCACGTTCCAGATGGACGTGCCCGCCACCATGGCCCACGTCAAGGAGCTCTGCGGCCTCGACGTCGTCGAGAGGCACCTCCAgagcctctccgccgccgccatcgccccgGCCAAGGCGTGA